Proteins from a genomic interval of Methanothrix sp.:
- a CDS encoding DUF5814 domain-containing protein encodes MSLNVLVQAEKSRILLLPIKDDRVVFEGYLRIKDTPSGPRPYKFLVKKDTERYLPPDDSVKLLRKARGIFVVDGDGPLEQRFVELLNAYQLKHRRVSVCQHCLGRRRVTLLGEDSVSYRGSRICYRCAVDEINREAEFRGIGRSGRRYLAGILARRRDLDEVMDLLNLQRIDPDLTRFDVIPASEEVASLSLDEIQIPAELRDHLKRRLSNLLPVQAMAVRRGLLEGRSLLVVSATATGKSLIGEIAGIRNLIEGRGKLLFLVPLVALANQKFEQLSGYSELGFRTSIKVGVSRIRLGRNFSLPTDLDADIIVGTYEGIDQVLRSGRSLGRIGTVVIDEVHMLEDPERGHRLAGMIARLRFVAPRAQFIYLSATVGNPAALAKRLGAELVEYEIRPVPIERHLIFTSPVDKLHLIRKLVGAGASVRSSTGYKGQTIIFTNSRKKCFSLAQSIPGAVAYHAGLQYHERKRIEELFAQGKINAVVTTSALAAGVDFPASQVIFETLAMGIEWLTVHEFNQMLGRAGRPGYHDRGLVYILAEPGRHYSGTESEDEVALRLLSSSVEDVSPNYEEQQQLEEVLANTAVARSMDELRELHRLTIGLDDLYRSLDLLRERDLVRGISPTRLGRVVAAHFLSPEQADLVVKGMEAGKSPLEISVDLEQFDALFLRAADQISFRIRMPVAQRVFQGSFFDLISSPDLLRLDRSIQEECLRFARDFMRCNCREAPYCGCVERAVSMRILEMRSEGKDPKEILDALSDDYGIYGYEGDLINYLDQIVRYLEAIESMARVLGRSEIAEEAARSKRRIEEGSAEG; translated from the coding sequence ATGAGCTTGAACGTTCTGGTGCAGGCTGAAAAATCCAGGATTCTTCTGCTGCCAATAAAGGATGACAGGGTTGTCTTCGAGGGGTATCTGCGCATAAAGGATACCCCGAGCGGACCGAGACCATACAAGTTTCTTGTGAAGAAAGATACCGAGAGGTATCTCCCCCCAGACGATTCTGTGAAGCTGCTCCGGAAGGCGAGGGGCATCTTTGTGGTCGATGGAGACGGACCCCTGGAGCAGAGGTTCGTCGAGCTTCTGAATGCATACCAGCTCAAGCACCGCAGGGTCTCTGTATGCCAGCACTGTCTTGGAAGAAGAAGGGTCACGCTTCTCGGAGAGGACTCTGTGAGTTACAGGGGCTCCAGAATATGCTACAGATGCGCGGTCGATGAGATAAACCGGGAGGCTGAGTTCCGGGGGATCGGGAGATCCGGGAGAAGGTATCTTGCGGGAATACTTGCGAGGAGGCGGGACCTGGATGAGGTTATGGATCTTCTCAACCTCCAGAGGATAGACCCGGACCTCACGCGGTTCGATGTCATACCCGCCTCTGAGGAGGTCGCATCTCTGAGCCTTGATGAGATCCAGATCCCCGCAGAGCTCAGGGATCATCTGAAGAGACGGCTCAGCAATCTGCTGCCCGTCCAGGCGATGGCTGTGAGAAGGGGGCTCCTCGAGGGAAGAAGCCTTCTTGTTGTATCGGCGACAGCTACAGGAAAGAGCCTGATCGGGGAGATCGCTGGCATCAGGAACCTGATCGAGGGAAGGGGAAAGCTCCTTTTTCTCGTCCCGCTGGTCGCCCTGGCCAACCAGAAGTTCGAGCAGCTCTCCGGTTATTCTGAGCTGGGGTTCAGGACATCAATAAAGGTGGGCGTGAGCCGCATACGTCTTGGAAGGAATTTCAGCCTGCCGACGGATCTTGACGCAGATATCATCGTCGGAACATATGAGGGCATCGACCAGGTTCTCCGGAGCGGCAGGAGCCTTGGCAGGATAGGGACGGTGGTCATAGACGAGGTCCACATGCTCGAGGATCCCGAGCGCGGCCACAGGCTCGCAGGAATGATCGCAAGGCTCAGGTTCGTCGCTCCCCGGGCGCAGTTCATCTACCTCTCAGCGACCGTCGGAAATCCGGCAGCTCTCGCAAAGAGGCTCGGCGCGGAGCTGGTCGAGTACGAGATAAGGCCCGTGCCCATAGAGAGGCACCTGATCTTCACGTCGCCAGTGGATAAGCTGCATCTGATAAGAAAACTTGTGGGCGCCGGGGCGTCTGTGAGGTCTTCAACGGGATACAAAGGGCAGACGATAATATTCACGAACTCCAGGAAGAAGTGCTTCTCGCTCGCACAGTCGATTCCAGGAGCCGTCGCGTATCATGCGGGTCTTCAGTACCATGAGCGGAAGAGGATTGAGGAGCTCTTCGCTCAGGGGAAGATCAATGCGGTCGTCACGACATCTGCGCTGGCAGCAGGTGTGGATTTTCCTGCATCCCAGGTGATATTCGAGACGCTTGCTATGGGCATCGAATGGCTCACCGTCCATGAGTTCAACCAGATGCTGGGCAGGGCAGGCAGGCCCGGGTACCATGACAGGGGTCTCGTGTACATACTCGCAGAGCCCGGGAGGCATTACAGCGGAACCGAGAGCGAGGATGAGGTCGCCCTGAGGCTTCTCAGCAGCTCTGTTGAGGACGTCTCCCCAAATTACGAGGAGCAGCAGCAGCTCGAGGAGGTTCTCGCAAACACAGCTGTCGCCAGGTCCATGGACGAGCTGAGGGAGCTGCACAGGCTCACGATCGGTCTCGACGATCTCTATAGATCCCTAGATCTCCTTCGCGAGAGGGATCTCGTGAGGGGCATATCCCCAACAAGGCTCGGCAGGGTGGTGGCAGCGCACTTCCTGAGCCCGGAGCAGGCGGATCTTGTTGTAAAAGGCATGGAAGCAGGAAAATCCCCTCTGGAGATCTCTGTCGATCTCGAGCAGTTCGATGCCCTCTTCCTTAGGGCGGCAGACCAGATATCATTCAGGATAAGAATGCCTGTGGCCCAGAGGGTCTTCCAGGGATCGTTCTTCGATCTGATCTCCAGCCCGGATCTCCTCAGGCTCGACCGGAGCATACAGGAGGAGTGCCTCAGGTTCGCGAGGGATTTCATGCGATGCAACTGCAGGGAGGCGCCGTACTGCGGATGTGTGGAGCGGGCAGTCTCGATGAGGATTCTGGAGATGAGATCTGAAGGAAAGGATCCGAAGGAGATCCTGGACGCCTTAAGCGACGATTACGGGATCTACGGATACGAGGGGGATCTGATAAACTACCTGGACCAGATCGTCAGGTACCTGGAGGCCATAGAGTCGATGGCCAGAGTCCTGGGGAGATCGGAGATTGCAGAGGAGGCTGCCAGATCGAAGAGGCGAATCGAGGAGGGGAGTGCGGAAGGGTGA
- a CDS encoding acetoin utilization protein AcuC: MFMGYSFGPEHPLQPARIMLTYRMIEEYGFFLGYDTEVQEPYYASESDLLMVHDPGYIQAVKDERPDPALGLDEPDTPIFPGIYDASALIAGASIEAAKRVASEPCVAFNLAGGLHHAFPARASGFCVFNDCALGIRALRKRFKRVLYIDIDAHHGDGVQYIFYEDPSVLTISIHESGKYLFPGTGFVDEIGSGEGYGYSANIPMPMNAEDECYRYAFESVIPALFRWFRPDAVVAQLGVDTHYADPLASLDLTLEGYGYLVRRIKELTDEYANGRMLALGGGGYNLEVVPLAWTLAFQTLRGQEMPEELPKWWVDAIMKMIGRPPLSLPDRPKTKRDVPRELIETVANLKRRLTIIHGDIF, from the coding sequence ATGTTCATGGGCTACAGCTTCGGCCCAGAACACCCGCTGCAGCCAGCGCGGATCATGCTCACCTACAGGATGATCGAGGAGTACGGGTTCTTTCTCGGATACGATACAGAAGTTCAGGAGCCGTACTACGCGAGCGAGAGCGACCTCCTCATGGTCCACGATCCAGGGTACATCCAGGCGGTGAAGGATGAGAGGCCGGATCCGGCTCTCGGCCTGGACGAGCCTGACACCCCGATTTTTCCAGGAATTTACGACGCCAGCGCGCTGATCGCCGGAGCCAGCATCGAGGCCGCAAAGCGTGTTGCTTCAGAGCCATGTGTGGCATTCAACCTCGCCGGCGGTCTCCATCACGCATTCCCTGCGAGAGCGTCTGGATTCTGCGTGTTCAACGATTGCGCCCTCGGAATTCGCGCACTTAGGAAGCGCTTCAAGAGGGTTCTATACATAGATATCGATGCTCATCATGGCGATGGCGTGCAGTACATCTTCTACGAGGATCCGTCAGTACTGACGATATCCATTCATGAGTCCGGAAAGTACCTCTTCCCAGGAACAGGATTCGTGGACGAGATCGGAAGCGGTGAAGGATACGGCTACTCAGCGAACATACCGATGCCGATGAATGCGGAGGATGAGTGCTACAGGTACGCCTTCGAGTCCGTCATCCCAGCGCTGTTCAGATGGTTCAGGCCTGACGCGGTTGTCGCGCAGCTCGGCGTCGATACGCACTATGCCGATCCCCTTGCGAGCCTCGATCTCACGCTTGAAGGCTACGGCTATCTCGTTCGCAGGATAAAGGAGCTCACAGATGAGTACGCGAATGGGAGGATGCTCGCACTGGGCGGTGGCGGCTACAACCTGGAGGTTGTGCCGCTCGCATGGACGCTTGCATTCCAGACCCTGCGGGGACAGGAGATGCCGGAGGAGCTCCCGAAGTGGTGGGTCGATGCGATAATGAAAATGATAGGGCGACCCCCGCTCTCCCTTCCGGATCGGCCCAAGACGAAGAGGGATGTCCCAAGGGAGCTGATCGAGACCGTGGCAAACCTGAAGAGAAGGCTGACGATCATACACGGCGACATATTCTAA
- a CDS encoding 50S ribosomal protein L1, with protein MKENIEEAVKKAISEAPPRGFKESVDLAINLHNIDLTQPGNRIDAEVILPHGRGRPNRIAVFAAGDTALKAKNAGADYVIPPEELKLLGENRKNARKLADEYDFFIAETQFMPVIGKTLGPILGKRGKMPTPLPPNADVAQMVTRLKNIVRIRSRDRPTFHIAVGRRDMDARQLAENIESVITKLEQTLKDGRHNLKSVYVKTTMGPAVRVI; from the coding sequence ATGAAAGAGAATATCGAAGAGGCGGTTAAAAAGGCGATCTCCGAGGCCCCGCCCAGGGGATTCAAGGAGAGCGTCGATCTTGCCATAAATCTCCATAACATAGATCTGACACAGCCCGGCAACAGGATCGATGCTGAAGTTATACTCCCGCACGGGCGTGGAAGGCCGAACAGAATCGCTGTTTTCGCAGCTGGAGATACTGCGCTCAAGGCGAAGAACGCTGGCGCCGACTACGTGATACCCCCGGAGGAGCTGAAGCTTCTGGGGGAGAACAGGAAGAACGCGAGAAAGCTGGCGGATGAATACGATTTCTTCATAGCCGAGACGCAGTTCATGCCGGTCATCGGCAAGACCCTCGGACCCATTCTAGGCAAAAGAGGAAAGATGCCCACGCCACTCCCGCCCAATGCGGATGTCGCACAGATGGTCACGAGGCTCAAGAACATCGTCAGGATAAGGTCAAGAGACAGGCCGACATTCCACATAGCCGTGGGCAGGAGAGACATGGACGCCAGGCAGCTTGCAGAGAACATAGAGTCTGTAATCACAAAGCTGGAGCAGACCCTGAAGGATGGTCGTCACAACCTGAAGTCAGTATACGTCAAGACGACCATGGGTCCAGCGGTGAGGGTGATCTAG
- a CDS encoding 50S ribosomal protein L10, whose product MSADVRHVARVPEWKLREVDELVERIKSSRVVGVAGIRELPASEFQRIRGILRPLSEVRVVNNNIARRAILKSDESIRPLADYIEDQTALIFSDANPFALKKMLDAEKRPMPIKAGAVAPMDIVVESGETSFSPGPMVGKLQSAGIPAAIKGGKVVINQRVVLAKKGDVITPKVAEVLQLMEIYPKLVGLELRAAYSDRLVFAAEDLTLDVDAVLKDISEAAGKALAFAVEVAYVTPHTVAPIVQRAASRARYLVAERGIPVPGMMDLVIMKAHANAQAIASLMSAGESAPEQKQVEEVVEEVEEKKEEEDAAAGLGSLFG is encoded by the coding sequence ATGTCAGCAGATGTTCGCCACGTAGCTCGCGTGCCTGAATGGAAGCTGAGAGAGGTTGACGAGCTGGTGGAGCGGATAAAGAGCAGCCGTGTCGTGGGCGTCGCAGGTATACGCGAGCTTCCGGCAAGCGAGTTTCAGAGGATTCGCGGCATCCTGAGGCCCCTCTCTGAGGTCAGGGTTGTCAACAACAACATCGCCCGGAGGGCCATACTGAAATCCGATGAGTCAATCAGGCCGCTTGCGGATTACATCGAGGACCAGACTGCTCTGATATTCTCGGATGCGAATCCGTTTGCGCTCAAGAAGATGCTGGACGCAGAGAAGCGCCCGATGCCCATAAAGGCCGGTGCAGTTGCGCCCATGGATATAGTGGTCGAGAGCGGCGAGACATCATTCTCACCAGGACCGATGGTGGGAAAGCTCCAGAGCGCTGGGATCCCGGCCGCAATAAAAGGCGGCAAGGTGGTGATAAACCAGAGGGTTGTGCTCGCGAAGAAGGGCGATGTGATAACGCCCAAGGTGGCAGAGGTCCTCCAGCTCATGGAGATCTATCCGAAGCTTGTGGGCCTGGAGCTCCGGGCTGCTTACAGCGACAGGCTGGTCTTCGCCGCAGAGGATCTGACACTGGATGTGGATGCGGTTCTTAAGGACATATCTGAGGCTGCTGGAAAGGCTCTTGCCTTCGCAGTCGAGGTGGCCTACGTGACGCCCCACACCGTGGCCCCGATCGTTCAGCGTGCAGCATCCAGGGCGAGGTATCTGGTGGCCGAGCGCGGTATACCCGTCCCCGGCATGATGGATCTTGTCATAATGAAGGCACATGCCAATGCTCAGGCGATTGCGAGCTTGATGTCTGCAGGCGAGAGCGCGCCGGAGCAGAAGCAGGTGGAAGAGGTTGTCGAAGAGGTAGAGGAGAAGAAGGAAGAGGAGGACGCGGCCGCAGGGCTGGGTTCTCTGTTTGGTTAG
- a CDS encoding sulfite exporter TauE/SafE family protein, producing MNGRLWQVYRPVIVLLIVITALAIWSYLSGGDRLSGVPLLTPLRGILLIVVGLVAGFLGGLIGTGGCSIMLPVIHFWMGYPAPIAIGTTIFAVIFTATSGGYGHLIRKNLDRRATIWLAGGGILGVIFGSWLFTILVEHIDLMQLILGLAFLLPAIRMIYEGIGRSKPKQEGSTIPGGSSGFAVFGFAIGILTGIVGLGGGYALVPGLIYLFGAPVYITMGTSLAVMIPMAVVAGGIKLVQGFVALTTALILAAGTIVGAQIGAAVIKRFRPNTLKLIFGIYFLYVSLKFIAAYFGIAIW from the coding sequence ATGAATGGAAGATTGTGGCAGGTATACAGGCCTGTAATCGTACTTCTGATTGTTATAACGGCTCTTGCGATCTGGTCCTACCTTTCCGGAGGGGATCGGCTGAGCGGCGTGCCGCTGCTGACTCCTCTGAGGGGCATATTGCTGATTGTTGTCGGCCTAGTGGCTGGCTTCCTCGGAGGGTTGATCGGAACTGGCGGATGCAGCATAATGCTCCCTGTTATACACTTCTGGATGGGCTACCCAGCTCCCATCGCGATTGGCACGACAATCTTTGCAGTTATCTTCACTGCCACCTCTGGAGGGTATGGACATCTCATACGGAAAAACTTGGACAGAAGGGCGACCATCTGGCTTGCAGGCGGTGGCATTCTTGGCGTGATCTTCGGCTCATGGCTTTTCACCATTCTGGTGGAGCACATCGATCTAATGCAGCTGATTCTGGGTCTGGCGTTTCTGCTGCCCGCAATCAGGATGATCTACGAGGGCATCGGCCGCTCCAAGCCAAAGCAGGAGGGCAGTACAATCCCCGGCGGAAGCAGCGGCTTTGCAGTCTTCGGCTTTGCGATCGGCATTCTGACCGGAATAGTGGGGCTGGGTGGGGGATACGCGCTCGTCCCAGGGCTGATATACCTCTTCGGCGCTCCTGTGTACATCACCATGGGAACCTCGCTGGCGGTCATGATACCGATGGCGGTCGTGGCAGGCGGCATAAAGCTCGTCCAGGGGTTTGTCGCGCTCACCACCGCGCTCATCCTCGCAGCCGGAACTATCGTGGGAGCGCAGATCGGGGCCGCGGTCATCAAGAGGTTCAGGCCGAACACGCTCAAGCTGATATTCGGCATATACTTCCTGTACGTTTCGCTGAAGTTCATAGCAGCATACTTTGGAATAGCGATATGGTGA
- the npdG gene encoding NADPH-dependent F420 reductase: MRVALVGGTGDIGNGFAVRWAPHYDVIIGSRKAERAQESAAELSKYMRSLGIETAMHGADNANAIRDADVVVLCVPPESLSMVTSELRDCYSDQIVISPVVPMARTNHFEYRPPPEGCAAFLVKRSLPESVRVVSAFHTIPAKSLMDAEKILRFDVPICGDDKDAKDVVAEMCRRIRDLRPLDAGPLSVSHQVEGLTPLLLNIARLNKMRRVGVQFVQEE, translated from the coding sequence ATGAGGGTTGCTCTAGTTGGTGGTACAGGGGATATCGGTAATGGGTTTGCGGTTCGCTGGGCCCCGCATTATGATGTGATCATCGGGTCCAGAAAGGCGGAGCGGGCCCAGGAGAGCGCGGCAGAGCTCAGCAAATACATGCGATCTCTGGGAATCGAAACGGCGATGCATGGAGCAGATAACGCAAACGCAATCAGGGATGCAGACGTCGTCGTTCTCTGTGTTCCTCCAGAGAGCCTGAGCATGGTGACATCTGAACTCAGGGATTGTTATTCGGACCAGATCGTGATATCGCCTGTGGTACCCATGGCACGCACGAACCACTTCGAGTACAGGCCGCCTCCAGAGGGATGTGCAGCGTTTCTTGTAAAGAGATCACTGCCGGAGAGCGTGAGGGTCGTCTCTGCGTTTCACACTATACCGGCCAAGTCTCTCATGGACGCTGAGAAGATCCTCCGGTTCGATGTGCCGATATGCGGTGATGATAAAGATGCGAAGGATGTTGTGGCAGAGATGTGCAGAAGGATTCGCGATCTGAGGCCGCTTGATGCCGGCCCGCTGAGCGTATCGCATCAGGTCGAGGGGCTCACGCCGCTTCTGCTCAACATCGCGCGCCTGAACAAGATGCGCCGCGTCGGCGTGCAGTTCGTCCAGGAGGAATGA
- a CDS encoding DUF3147 domain-containing protein has translation MRLLIYFVLGGAITALVVHLGSSGRGTLSAFIATFPVLTALTFILISMEGSSADLCEYARGLLLFTPAWIAYVLTVLFTFERLGVWLSIALGMAVYAVASWILRTIIMH, from the coding sequence ATGCGTCTGCTGATCTACTTCGTGCTTGGTGGGGCCATCACAGCGCTCGTCGTTCATCTCGGCAGCTCAGGCCGCGGGACGCTCTCAGCCTTCATCGCCACGTTTCCCGTGCTCACAGCCCTCACATTCATACTGATATCCATGGAGGGGAGCAGCGCTGATCTCTGTGAGTATGCGAGAGGCCTTCTGCTTTTCACGCCTGCCTGGATTGCCTATGTCCTGACCGTGCTGTTCACCTTTGAACGCCTCGGCGTCTGGCTGTCGATAGCACTGGGCATGGCAGTATACGCGGTGGCGTCGTGGATTCTGAGAACAATCATTATGCACTAA
- a CDS encoding ferredoxin family protein yields the protein MAWLVGYPREMISWHPTIDREKCVKCGMCMNCGMNVYDWTEDGPVVARPNQCVVGCNTCANLCMGEAISFPDIKLLRDIYKREHIWAKVKRQLEEEGKLKPK from the coding sequence ATGGCATGGCTGGTTGGATATCCAAGAGAGATGATTAGCTGGCATCCCACCATAGATCGCGAAAAGTGCGTGAAGTGCGGGATGTGCATGAACTGCGGGATGAACGTGTATGACTGGACAGAGGATGGACCTGTGGTTGCAAGGCCAAATCAATGTGTCGTTGGCTGCAATACATGTGCAAATCTCTGCATGGGGGAGGCGATATCATTCCCGGACATAAAGCTCCTCAGGGATATCTACAAGCGGGAGCACATCTGGGCAAAGGTGAAGAGACAGCTCGAGGAGGAAGGAAAGTTGAAGCCAAAGTGA
- the rpl12p gene encoding 50S ribosomal protein P1, producing MEYIYAALLLHSSGKEVSDDGIKKVLEAAGVAPDEVRIKALVSALEGVDIDKILSQATAMPVAAAAPAAAAAETEAKKPAAKAEEEEKKEEAEESGIEGLGALFG from the coding sequence ATGGAATACATATATGCAGCACTGTTACTACATAGCTCAGGCAAAGAAGTAAGCGATGATGGCATAAAGAAGGTCCTAGAGGCAGCCGGTGTGGCGCCTGATGAGGTGAGGATCAAGGCCCTGGTCTCGGCGCTTGAGGGCGTCGATATCGACAAGATACTCTCCCAGGCGACCGCCATGCCGGTAGCAGCTGCCGCCCCGGCTGCGGCTGCCGCAGAGACCGAGGCCAAGAAGCCTGCAGCCAAGGCAGAGGAAGAGGAGAAGAAGGAAGAGGCCGAGGAGAGCGGCATCGAGGGGCTCGGTGCGCTCTTCGGTTAA
- the arsM gene encoding arsenite methyltransferase yields the protein MIDMLREREIKKAVRDGYSRIAKQASCCSSSCCGTGSAAEISRRIGYTDEEMLAAPQESNLGLGCGNPVAIASLKRGEYVLDMGSGAGFDCFLAARAVGPEGMVIGVDMTSEMVERARENARKGGYRNVDFRQGELENLPVADEYVDVVISNCVINLVPDKRRAFREAFRVLKPGGRMVVSDVVLKKEIPETVRRSREAYIGCLAGAVTVEEYIDAIRSAGFEDVSILGESPFPVECLPAGTSSADLSESVCSLKISARKPV from the coding sequence ATGATTGACATGCTCAGAGAAAGAGAGATCAAGAAGGCCGTGAGGGATGGGTACTCACGGATCGCGAAACAGGCATCGTGCTGCTCGAGCTCCTGCTGTGGAACAGGATCCGCAGCGGAGATAAGCAGGAGGATCGGATACACGGATGAGGAGATGCTCGCTGCGCCGCAGGAATCGAACCTGGGCCTCGGATGCGGGAACCCTGTGGCCATAGCCTCCCTGAAGAGGGGCGAATACGTGCTCGATATGGGCTCAGGTGCTGGCTTCGACTGTTTCCTGGCGGCAAGAGCCGTTGGTCCCGAGGGAATGGTCATAGGGGTGGACATGACCAGCGAGATGGTGGAAAGGGCAAGGGAAAACGCGCGGAAGGGCGGATACAGGAACGTGGACTTCAGGCAGGGAGAGCTGGAGAACCTGCCGGTCGCTGATGAATACGTCGATGTCGTCATATCCAACTGCGTGATAAACCTTGTTCCGGATAAGCGCAGAGCCTTCAGGGAGGCCTTCAGGGTCCTGAAGCCGGGAGGCAGGATGGTTGTATCAGATGTTGTGCTTAAAAAAGAGATTCCGGAGACGGTGAGAAGATCCAGGGAGGCCTACATAGGATGCCTCGCAGGCGCGGTGACTGTGGAGGAGTACATCGATGCGATACGATCTGCCGGATTTGAGGATGTATCGATCCTCGGGGAGTCTCCATTCCCGGTCGAGTGCCTGCCTGCTGGCACCAGCAGCGCCGATCTCTCAGAGTCGGTGTGCAGCCTGAAGATATCCGCAAGAAAACCAGTTTGA
- a CDS encoding tRNA (guanine(10)-N(2))-dimethyltransferase has product MIAVEGSVRVDTDGVFYNPRMRTNRDICVAMASELGIKEYLDAFSASGIRGIRVRKEAGVERVVMNDISPSACQRIRENLALNDISDCEVTCESASAIMSRRRFEAIDLDPFGSPAQFLAPAASSARSYLFITATDTAPLCGAHLRSGIRKYLAVPLNTEYHREMGVRILMGAVIRELARADRRGIPLLSYATEHYVRLHLRIKKGAREADEALESMGYVEHCFGCGGWSLRMGMGCTSSGTCSFCGGRTCTAGPLWLGPLHNKDTLKAALNRLDPESRAHRLVLLCSEEVDVPFYYDHHKICRRLRITPSKVESVISDLLEHGYRASRTHFTGVGIKTDATLRDLVSLLA; this is encoded by the coding sequence ATGATCGCAGTGGAGGGCTCGGTCAGGGTGGACACAGACGGGGTCTTCTACAATCCCAGAATGAGAACCAACAGAGATATCTGCGTCGCGATGGCCTCAGAGCTCGGAATAAAGGAGTACCTGGATGCGTTCTCTGCCAGCGGCATACGCGGCATCAGGGTAAGAAAGGAGGCGGGCGTCGAGCGGGTTGTGATGAACGACATCAGCCCTTCAGCATGCCAGCGCATCCGGGAGAACCTTGCTCTGAATGATATCTCAGACTGCGAGGTGACCTGCGAGAGCGCCAGTGCTATCATGAGCAGGAGACGGTTCGAGGCGATCGATCTCGATCCATTCGGCTCCCCCGCGCAGTTTCTGGCTCCTGCAGCATCCTCCGCGAGATCGTATCTGTTCATAACGGCCACGGATACCGCTCCACTCTGCGGGGCGCATCTCCGGAGCGGCATCAGGAAGTATCTCGCGGTCCCTCTGAACACAGAGTACCACAGGGAGATGGGCGTGCGGATCCTGATGGGAGCTGTGATAAGAGAGCTGGCGAGGGCTGACAGACGGGGGATACCTCTGCTATCATACGCCACGGAGCACTACGTTCGCCTGCATCTGCGAATAAAGAAGGGCGCGCGCGAGGCTGATGAGGCACTAGAGTCCATGGGATACGTCGAGCACTGCTTCGGTTGCGGAGGCTGGAGTTTGAGGATGGGAATGGGCTGCACATCCTCTGGCACGTGCAGCTTCTGTGGAGGAAGGACCTGCACTGCAGGGCCTCTCTGGCTTGGCCCGCTTCACAATAAGGATACCCTAAAAGCAGCTCTGAACAGACTCGATCCTGAGAGCAGGGCCCACAGATTAGTATTACTATGCTCTGAGGAGGTTGATGTGCCGTTTTACTACGATCATCATAAGATCTGCAGGAGGCTGAGAATCACACCGTCGAAGGTCGAATCCGTCATATCAGATCTGCTGGAGCATGGCTACAGGGCTTCCAGGACGCACTTCACGGGAGTTGGTATAAAGACCGATGCTACTTTGAGGGATCTGGTTTCTCTGCTCGCCTGA
- a CDS encoding 50S ribosomal protein L11, producing MLANVVEALVSGGKATAGPPLGPALGPLGVNVAAVVAKINELTKDLNGMQVPVKIKVKSRTEFEIEVGTPPTSALILKEAGVEKGSGDKKSFAGNISMDQVIKIAEIKRRNLLSKNLKSAVREIVGTCGSLGIKIDGMTSKEVQQALASGSYDHLFEANS from the coding sequence ATATTGGCTAATGTCGTCGAGGCGCTGGTATCAGGTGGCAAGGCAACTGCTGGACCTCCCCTTGGCCCGGCGCTTGGACCTCTCGGTGTCAACGTAGCAGCTGTTGTCGCCAAGATAAACGAGCTGACCAAGGATCTGAACGGCATGCAGGTTCCTGTGAAGATAAAGGTGAAGAGCAGGACCGAGTTCGAGATAGAGGTCGGCACGCCTCCAACATCGGCTCTGATACTGAAGGAGGCCGGGGTCGAGAAGGGAAGCGGTGACAAGAAGAGCTTTGCTGGTAACATATCGATGGATCAGGTTATAAAGATCGCAGAGATAAAGAGAAGGAACCTTCTCTCGAAGAACCTGAAGAGCGCGGTCAGGGAGATCGTCGGTACCTGCGGCTCTTTGGGGATAAAGATAGATGGCATGACCTCAAAAGAGGTGCAGCAGGCGCTTGCATCTGGCAGCTACGATCACCTCTTTGAGGCTAATTCATAG
- a CDS encoding transcription elongation factor Spt5 — translation MSETSIYVVKTTANQERAVANLVAQIARKDKLDIRAILVPDVLKGYVLVEASAPEIVEQAIQGVPHARSVIKGASSFAEIEHFLTPKPAVVGISEGAIVELISGPFKGEMARVKRVDSAKEEITVELFEAMVPIPITVRGDHVRVLSKEEAQR, via the coding sequence ATGTCCGAGACCAGCATATACGTAGTCAAGACAACAGCAAATCAGGAGCGAGCAGTCGCGAACCTGGTCGCCCAGATAGCGAGAAAGGACAAGCTGGACATACGGGCGATACTCGTTCCTGATGTGCTGAAGGGCTACGTACTGGTGGAGGCTTCGGCCCCAGAGATAGTGGAGCAGGCTATCCAGGGGGTTCCACATGCGCGCTCTGTGATAAAAGGCGCATCCAGCTTCGCAGAGATAGAGCACTTCCTGACGCCAAAGCCTGCGGTCGTTGGCATAAGTGAGGGCGCCATTGTGGAGCTGATCTCCGGTCCGTTCAAGGGCGAGATGGCAAGGGTGAAGCGGGTCGACTCAGCCAAAGAGGAGATAACCGTGGAGCTCTTCGAGGCCATGGTGCCCATACCCATAACGGTCAGAGGAGATCACGTAAGAGTCCTTAGCAAAGAAGAGGCTCAGAGGTGA